The Larus michahellis chromosome 9, bLarMic1.1, whole genome shotgun sequence genome contains the following window.
CTGCAGGAGCATTTTATCACAGGGGCAAAATCACAGAAGAAATGGTCAATCTCCCTGCGGTCACAGTACGCCATTTGTGACATCAGCAGCGTGATAACAGAGCTGATCGTGAAACCGCTTGCCCAGGCCCCCGCAGCCAGCGCTGTGCAACGCTCACGATTCATTAGGGTGACGTAACGTAAAGGCTTGCATACTGCTAAGTATCGATCGTAAGACATCGCTGCCAGGAGATAGCACTCTACCCCAACTAGAAACGCAAATACGAAAAACTGCATCATGCAGCTGCTGTAGGAAATACTTCTGTCACCTGTCAGGAAGCCGGCCAGCAGCTTGGGCAGGATGGTGGAGCTGTAGCACGTGTCCAGGCAGGATAAGTTACTGAGGAAGAAGTACATTGGAGTGTGGAGGTGCTGATTAGCCACCACCAACATGAGGACGAGAATGTTCCCCGTCATCGTCACTGTGTAGATCACCAGGAAGAGCAGGAAGAGAGGAACCTGAAGGTCAGGGAAATCGCCAAATCCCAGCAGGATGAATTCTGTAATGTAggtttggttttgcctttctgtAGCTGACATCATGCTGAATCTCGGGGAAAGAAAATAGTAAGAtgtaatataaaaatttaaaaactattttccatGCATGGCCGTAAAGATACACCATTCCAATTAATTCTTGGATCCAATCTCTATGTCCTGATAACTTATTTAAAATTCCAACTCTTAAAGCATTTTGGtaatattttctatgaaaaacaaaattgtCTTATCTCAGTTTCAACCACTCTTGGTACACCTCAGGGACAagagggttttcttcttttcgAAGAGGCATGGATGATTACATGCCGGTTTTTGGCTCCATGTCCTggattgttttccttccttgtaGAGGCATACCCTGCTTCTTAATTTTTGTGCTCTGGATATACCTTTCCATATTTAGGCTCCTTTGTAGATGACCCAGCTACACCAACATGGGGAGAGGTGTTCAAAACTGCCTGCACCTGAACTACGGCATTAGCTTGTGGTCACATCAGGTTGGTTTCTGCAACCAGACAATCTTCACACAAGGTGTCTTACATTCTGCATCTTGGTTGATCCAGTTGATTTACCAGGTACGGAAATTTTAGGCGTGGGGAGGACTGTCTATGCAGTTTGTTCGGTTTGTTCAACGTCTCATCGCTTAAAAAATATTGGGACATTCAGATACAGCTGTGACTGGCGTAATGAAATCATGTCAGTAACTGATGAACCTTACAGTTCAGCACACAGGCAATTATTTCCACTGATAGAAAAATAGAGAAAGTCAGAAATTAATCTTCTCATCAGTTcctctttcactttctttccagGTCTGTGCACTCTCCTTTGTCAGGCTTACCTCTATGCTAGCCAGTTACGGACTGGGGTCTCTCAGACACCTGCCAACATCACGTTGTGGCATGCAGCATGGAGTCTGCAGGctgaaaagagaattttcttCACCTTTATATGAAAGGCAGGAGCTTGATCTTCCCAAGTGTTTgctttatctttaaaaatctccATACGTACTGGAGCCAAGATGAACTCAGAAGTCCCACGTGATTCATTATAGGCTCTTGAgtattgtcgtggtttagcctcagacggcaacaaagagccacgtgccgctcgctcgggccttcccgatacaggaagaatcagaagaaaaggcaagactcttgggttgagacaaaggcagtttaacagaacagcaaagggaacaagcaaacaacaacaataacacggacagaggaatatacgaacacgattacgggaccgccgctccccgccgctcaccgaccggacccgggatgccccagcccgctccgagcggcgacttcctgccccctcccccggcagctcagggtgggcatggctcacatggcatggaataccaggaaaaattaaccctatccccgccggaaccaggacaagtaTGAACACAACATCTTCTTTGGTAGTTTCACTAATGGCAATTTTGAATAATTTATCGATTGGGTAGAACCTTCCCAATAACATTCTTGATTAAAGTTTATAGTATGTTAACACTGCACTGAAATTTACTAATAAATTTTGCTTTCTCCATCCCCCACACATATCATTTCCAATTATATTCCATTTTCCAAAGATACCTAATGAACGTACTGTGAGCTGGGTATCTGTTGTACTGAATAAGAGGGGACTGTGTCAGAACCCACTTGAATGGTGTCTTTACAACATGCCTTTGATGCAGGCACTCATGTATGGCATGAGGGCACACGGTAGGTTTCAGAGAACAACCTCTGCTGGACCAAACCGCGAGTAGTGCTCTCGACAGTTGGATTTCTGATCTGAAGCAGCTGATGAGGTGAACTTTGAGTGTCAACTTTGCCTGAGTTCCCTCACAGAATCGAGGACCTGAAGGAAAACTccagaaagaagaggagaaacatgGGAAGAGGTGTGCTGTGAGGATAATGAGAGGGACCAGCACACTGGGATAAAGGACAGAGTAGGCCAAGTCAACGGTGCGAACAGACCGTTAGCATGGATGCCAAGTCAATGTTACAATCAGACTGTTAGAATGGGTGCCTTGGCAGATACCAAACCCTGAAGTGCTTTCTTCTCAGGGAAGGTCCAGCATGGTCTGGGCGAGAACCTAGATCTCTTGAGCTCTTTTTCCACTTGGCTCCGGTGGCAAACACATGGCAACCATCAGGCACAGGATAAAAATGGGGCAGAAATTCAAAAAAGCTGAGGTGTCatattttttcctataatttGGTCTACAACTTTTGCCTGAGAACGGACTGAAATTATTCCAATAATTAAGTTGTTCACATGCAGCATGCATCTTTTAAGCAACGGTCGTGTTTTCTGCACCTAGCGTTGGTGATCggggagtgagaaaagacagTGCCCAGCATGAGCATCCAGTGTCATGTCAGATGCACTAGGGTCAGTGCACTTGGATGACTGACCTGCCGTTCTTGGTGTTGCCTTCCTAaatcaaagggagaaaaacacCTATTTGTTGTTCCTGCTGAGGGTCAATGGACACTTCGTTCCCACTGTGAATAACTGTTTACTTCCCAAATGATGAACACACTGGTTTTATCCATGATAAACAACTTTTTGCAAATAATTAACTGAGTCCTCATGAGTAATTGACATCCAAACTCAACCATCTAATTTTAGAAGTCTCCATTTCTGATGCCTCCTGTGCAAGGAGCTTAATTAAACTGCCTAAACATAGGCATCTAGGACTATTTCAGATGCCCAGAAATATCAGAACTCCAGCTATCGCTCCAACAAGCTCTCCTATAGGTCCTATGCCACACCGTTGCTGTGAGCATGAATATGTGAAATGGCGTTTGGCTTCTTTATTTGGCACCTGAATCCCATTGTAGGTTGATCAGCTGAATAGCTCTCCAGGCCATATTGACCAAATGTCCATAGACTATAAACGAGAGCTTAGACGTCACAATCATGTGTGCAGGCCTACCGGGCAGAAAGGGCAATGTTGTGTGTTTGATTCTGGGGCTGAGTGCAGGGTTCAGCGACTTGAACATAGATCTTATTCTGTCTGGGATATCTGCAGACCGATGGCAGGCGTGACACAATACTTGCTGTAGAGCTGAATCCTTCTTGAGCAAAATGCAGgcaagaaaagaaacccaaataaatcTAAAATGGCACTAGACACACAGATTTAAGTAAATTAATCCGATTTTCAATGTGCATAATATAGCTTGAGtttcatggaagagaaaaagctcCATGTGAAGCAAAGTTAACTGCAGTTTATTCAGTGTTAAATTTGGCCAGATGAAGTCTTAACCTTCAGGTTCAGGTGAGCAGAAATCTCTTTTTGTGGTTACATGTTCTTCTTTGAGTTTATCTTTGCAAAGTTTTCCACCCATGTCCAACAGGTAAAGTGAGAAGCTCTTATACATCGCTCTGAAATTCCTTTTCTGTACAGcctaaaaacattcatttttactACGTGTCTCCCGGGCCTACTTACTGCTCATGCACAGTACGGCTGGCTGACTTGTATTTCAAGTAATCTCATCGCCCAAAAGCaaattgaaattttaataaaTCCATCAGGAAGATGCTATCTGTATTGACAAGATGCTCCTTGGCCTAAATGCTGGTGGGACACCTGGTTAAAACAATATCCACAAGCAATTCAGAGGTGGGGTTATGTGCTCACGATATGAATGCTTCTGAAGAATCATAATtcataaaatcttcattttaTTCCATCTTCCTTAATTCATAAGAGCACCAGACATATGCCTTCCATGTACGCAAATTTAGGTACTCACCTGAGAGATGCAAAATCATTCTCAGGTTtgaaaaaggaagacagaaatctCCTTAGACAGAAATCCAGActatttgtcctggtttgaggtaaaacagaatcaattttctgttcagtagttttactttttagctaagcctcttctaactctctgaaactctctgaaattaacaacatattgtg
Protein-coding sequences here:
- the LOC141748651 gene encoding olfactory receptor 11L1-like; protein product: MMSATERQNQTYITEFILLGFGDFPDLQVPLFLLFLVIYTVTMTGNILVLMLVVANQHLHTPMYFFLSNLSCLDTCYSSTILPKLLAGFLTGDRSISYSSCMMQFFVFAFLVGVECYLLAAMSYDRYLAVCKPLRYVTLMNRERCTALAAGAWASGFTISSVITLLMSQMAYCDRREIDHFFCDFAPVIKCSCSDTFLVEAVASLMSATCTVLPFLFTVASYILIISSMLRIPSETGRKKAFSTCSSHLIMVTIFYTTLILVYMLPKTYNLTAFNKLFSVFYTVVTPMVNPLIYTLRNKEIRGALRKEAQAFMGLYK